In the Sphingobacterium sp. PCS056 genome, TATAATTGAGCTGTGCTGAAAAATCAAATCTCTTCCAAGCATAATTAGCAATACCAACGATCTCTCTAAAATTAGCACCTAAAGGATGAGCAAGAGGTTCAGCATTATTACTATAGTTCGAACCAGAATCAAAATGGGCATACGTATAGGGTCTAGCTGTATTATACTCAACTAAAAAGTTCAAATTTTTAACATCGAATATGTCAAAACCTCTTACACCAAATTGAGCACCCCACTTATTATGTACATATCCCTTTCCCGCAAAAAATTCTTTAGCCGTAAATTCACCTAACAGGAACTGTCCATAGGCTGTCACATTTTTTAGTACTTTATATTTTGAATTCAATCCTAGAAACATTTTGTCTGGAGAACTCGAATTATTAGATTCAACAGGACGTAAAAACATCACCGGATTTATATAAGTGAAATCAAACCCTCTTTTGCCTGCGGCATCTTGATTAGCCCATGTAATCGCTTGAAAGAAACCAATAGAAAATCTATTTGTAGCGTTGTAATCTATATATTGAAATACACCCCACTTCTTTCCATCTCCGTAGCGATCAGTAGCACCAAATTGATCTGACCTTTTATTGGTTGGATCATTCATATACGCCCACACTGAAGTATACTGAACATGACCAATGGTACCTGTAAATTTTAAATGTGTATAATTTGAGGAGAAATCAGACAATAAAAGAGAACGATATCCATCACCAATAAAATTCTTATCATAAGCTACAGTTGCTTGAAAATACTTACTAAAATCATAAGTCAAACTAGCTGTTGCATTCATCCAGTCCTTTTCATTACCAGAACCAAATTTCGTCGTACCCTGTCCAGTTACTACTCTTTTCTCATCAATATAATCACTCAGATATTGAGGAAATACGGCTTGATTTTCAGTAGCACTGGTATAAAATGTAAATTTTTCACCCAATGTTACGCCTGCTTGAAAACCTCTAGAGTTCATCCAAGTACGACGCTTATCTCCCATCATATCTTTTCCAATAGTCAAATCAGGTAAAAAATCGGCATAAAAAGTATAGTCTTCTTTTGAAACTTCAATTAGGTGTTCGTTAAACAACTTGCGCATAAACCAATTATCAGAAGCTACAGGTTGATTTGATTGAATAGAATCAAACTTGACCAATAATTCATCCTTAAAAAGAAATGGTTTTGATGATGTATGTAAGCGTGTTTGCGGCGAATACAAAACATCATTCATTTTTTGTGACAACTGGTAAGAATAAGGCTGATTTTTAATTTGTGCGCGGACTTCATTTTGACCTAGCATAGCGGTAGAAAATAACCCTGCTAATGCTATAAATTTTAATGAAACTTTTTCTTTCATGAGATTTTTTTAAACAACTATATGGAACAGCAAAATCTATTCCTAAAAACAAAATAACACTTTTTTTTGCACTTAAAAGGTTTAACGGCAATAAAAAAAATATGCTAAAACGTATTTGCTTTCTGTTTTAACCTTTTTTTATTACCTTGCATTTGATAAAAACCAGTATGATAATATATAAACTTTTTGATATTTAACAATGAAACGCAGGACATTCATTCAAAATTCAGCCGTATTGGGAGCTGGGTTATTTGCGAGCAAGGCATCTTTTGCTTCGATGCAGACTTCATTCCCGACGGTGCGTATTCCAGCAGATAAACGTCTTTTCTCCAGTAAAGCAATTGAAAATGCTATTGTAACATTTGGTAAAGCTACAAACAATAAAGAATTAGCTTGGCTTTTTGGCAACTGTCTTCCCAATACCCTAGACACGACTGTATTTCCATATGTTGAAAATAACCGTAATTACACCTATGTAATCACTGGAGATATTGATGCCATGTGGCTACGAGACAGTAGTGCTCAAGTATGGCCGTACTTAGCTTTTATGAAAGATGATAAAAATCTAAAAAATCTAATTTTAGGTTTAATTCACAAACAAAGTAAATGTATCAATATAGATCCATATGCTAATGCATTCTATAATGACCCAACAAAAAAAGGCGAATGGTTCAGTGATCACACAGACATGAAACCTGGAATTCACGAACGTAAATGGGAAATCGATTCCCTTTGTTATCCGATAAGACTCGCCTATCATTACTGGAAAGAAACAAACGATGCAACTCCTTTCAATGAAGAATGGGA is a window encoding:
- a CDS encoding gliding motility protein RemB, which encodes MKEKVSLKFIALAGLFSTAMLGQNEVRAQIKNQPYSYQLSQKMNDVLYSPQTRLHTSSKPFLFKDELLVKFDSIQSNQPVASDNWFMRKLFNEHLIEVSKEDYTFYADFLPDLTIGKDMMGDKRRTWMNSRGFQAGVTLGEKFTFYTSATENQAVFPQYLSDYIDEKRVVTGQGTTKFGSGNEKDWMNATASLTYDFSKYFQATVAYDKNFIGDGYRSLLLSDFSSNYTHLKFTGTIGHVQYTSVWAYMNDPTNKRSDQFGATDRYGDGKKWGVFQYIDYNATNRFSIGFFQAITWANQDAAGKRGFDFTYINPVMFLRPVESNNSSSPDKMFLGLNSKYKVLKNVTAYGQFLLGEFTAKEFFAGKGYVHNKWGAQFGVRGFDIFDVKNLNFLVEYNTARPYTYAHFDSGSNYSNNAEPLAHPLGANFREIVGIANYAWKRFDFSAQLNYNQKGLDPEDGTNMGGDIFQSYRTFPNRYGNHIGQGIKSQVVYADAKAAYVLNPKYNLRFEIGYSQRYQKIEYDTPLTHKSGVFSIGLRSSLRSLYSDF